The sequence GGCTTCTTTTTTAGCGATAACCCGTTGATAGCGCTCCAAACGAAACAACAGCTCGTTTTTTTCATCACGCAAGTCCAACGCTTCATTGACCAGCGGCACAATTAAAAACCCGATAACCAACAGAATAACGGCAATCAACAGCCCTACTGCGAACCATCGTTGCGGCGGGTATTTATTGATGAGCTTTATCAATCACTGCTCCTGGATTTTACATCTACCGTGAGTTGAAAACGCTCTAAACCCGTCATCCTGTCTTGTGTAACCGGTGAAACAAAACGGGCGTTAGCAAATAAATCCGATCCTTCCAGTATTGCAATTAATGCCGATGCCGCCGGCGATTGGCCTTGAATTTGAAGCTGTCCTTCGGAGTATTTCAAATAGTTTAGCCAGGTATCGTCTTTTATCAGTGCACTAAGCGAATTAAGCAGGGTGACCACAGAAGGTGATTGCTGCTTTTTTGTTATCAATTGCTTGGTCTGGGCAATAGTGGTATCGATTTCTGCTTGGAGTCTATCAACAACGGTTGCTTCTTTTTCTATGACTGCAATTTCTTCACGCAGCTTGCTGACAGCCTGATTTTCAAGCCAAAGCGGTAAAATCAGAAACACGGAGAATAATATAAAAAATAAGGCGGTTAAACTGCCATGAATATAATTTTGCCATTCTACCTTTTTTTCCCGAAGATCTTCCGGCAGGAGATTGTAATAGGATGGATTCGATTCCCGATCATTTATGACTGAATCATAATCAATCAAGGATGGCCGGATATTTAAAGGATTTAATTCCTCAATCAGGGCATCTACTTTTTCTCTGGGAGATAACACCAATATGAGGCGGACGAGCCCTGTTTGCTTATTTTTTTCCAGCAACTTGATAGCAAAATAGACCTGATCCTTGTTGAAAGGCGTAAAGCGATCCAGTTCATAAGCGATGACTTGCTGCAAGTTTTCCGCTGCGGCAAGAGGTAAAGCGAACTCCTTACTCACCGCGTCCAATTCGGTCAGCCGAAAGACCAGATTAGCGTTTTCAAAGCGGTTGTCATTTAACAAAAGGTTTTTGATGCGCTCAATGCCAGCTGCATCTCTGCTAAATTCGCCGAAGTCTTCGCATGCATTGCCTTGTTCATAAGACAAGCGGAACAGCGTTGGATAGAGCCTTAAAACAAGGTGTCCCTGCTGTTGATCCAGAATCTGTTTGAGATTATCAGGCAATATTTGTAACAGCTCTCCGCCCCACCAGCGAAAAAACTTTTTTACATCCAGATCGATGTTTGCATCAAGATTCAGCATGTGTAATGTCTTTAATAATTTTCCATTTCGACTGCGAATAAACTGCGAGCTTTGGAATATTTGGGCCGCCATTGAATGATAGAAAAAGGCGCGCCTCCCTCATCCACTCGTTTAACCAAAGCATGAACAGTTGCCGTGATTTCTTCATCGACCATTGCTTCCGAAATGATCGTAAACACGTCTGTATTACTGCTGTTATCCTGCTCGTCACCCGTTTCAGGCATGTCCAAATCATCCCCCGGCAGCTCATCAACCTGAGTAACAGGCACGGATGCGGACGGCGCATTTTTCATTCCGGTTTTGAAGCTTTGTTCATCTTCATCTTGCAATATCAATTTCAATTCTGCCGACGCTTTTTGCAAATCGACGCCGGATTTTCCGGAGTGTATGGTTATAAACGGTTCGAGCCAGTCGTATAATCCGGAATCCATGCCTAAAACCATTTGCAGCTCTTCCAGCGATTGAAAGGCTTCGTTGCGCGGCACGTACTTTAATCCCGCCTTCTTATATTCACTTTTCTCCGCACCGGCTTCACGCGCCGTATCATCCTTATCCCGCCAATCGACAATAGCATCGGCAATCCTCGTTTGTTTTTCTGGCTCTATGGGCGCCTGACTCAACAGTCTTTGCAATAGGGTCAAGTCCGCCTGATTGAGGTCAACCTTACCACTCTCGGCCAGCATTTGCACCCGTATTAGCGCGTGATCAAATCTGAATTCATAGATTTGCCCATCCGCTTGCCAACGCTTCAAGGGATCATTTTGGAGCATCATCATTTGGGCCATCGCGATTCCAGCTTCAGCATAGGCTTGCGCTTGCGCAACGCTCTTCAGTCCGAACATTATAGCTGATTCCCTGCGCATGCTGAGGGCGAAACTTCCCGCCATGATAGTCAAGAGAGTCACTATCCAGAGCACTAACACCAATGCAACGCCCTTTTGCCGCGTCACTTGATGTCCCCTTCAGAATCTGCCGAGAATCCGGGATTACTATCGGCGGCACTCAATTTGACCGGTATGATGATATCCGGCCAATACAACTCGTTATCACGCGCAATTCTGATTTTAATCAAGCTTGGCAATGTTTCTCTATCGACCCACTCTTGCTGCCATCCTCCGGATTCAGAGAGAGGATCCGCTTCGAAATAACTGATCTGGAATAACCTGACATGCGTAAGGATTACCACATCCTCGTCTTGCCATGCCTCATCGTCCGAACTGGGAAAAAACGGCTTTATCGCAACTTTAAGAGCGTTATTACCATTTTCCTGTTGTAAAAATACAGTGAACACCTGCAATCCGGGTCGAGCCGCACTTGCAGGCAATGGCGAGACAAATTGAACGCTATCCGCTTTACCTCTAAATGAAAAAACCCTTTCTTCGTCCTCTGAAAAATCTTGCCACAACGGCTGCACAACGGCTAAATGCCTGCGAAAAAACTGATAGACCATGGCTGTTTCGTTAACCTGGGCCACTTTGCCTTCCCCTGCCTCCCAGCTTTGAGCGCTGATTCTGAGAGCGCCGAACAACAATACCATCATGATGCTCAAAAGCGTCATGGACATCATGATTTCGATCAGAGTGAAACCTTTTTGCCGGCAAGCACGGAACATGACTAGGTTCCGGCTGGCTGTTCGCTTCGAACCAGCCGCAAGGTATTTAATTCAAACACCCGCGGCTCAGCATTTTCTTCGCCCCAACTGACGCTGACATCGATTCTTAAAAGCAGGGGCACATTCGTATTGTCTTCGGTTGCTTCTAACTGAACATCGGCCAGGCTCACGTTGACTTGCCAGACATATCGATCAAATTCGATACCTGACATCTGACCGGGTTGCATCGGCGTTTCCACACCGATTCTGGCCATCAGGGACTCGGCCAATTGAACCGCTGTTGTGTAATCATCGGCAACGATCGCCGTGTTGACGCCACCGGAAAAAATTCTGAGTAAAACACCTAAAGCCAACGCCATAATAGCGAAGGCCACCAGAATTTCCATTAAAGAAAAACCCCGCTGATTATGCATCGGCGAGATCGATCAAGCCTGTCAACCAATTAATATTGATGCGCCAGACCCACTGATCCAACTCCAGCGTGACCCTGCCGCCGGTCGATGAACCATCGCCAAAAAAGCGAATATTGGCTTGGCCATCACCGCTAAATTCACTTTGCGCTGTCACTAATGTCACATGGATTTTTTTTGGAATATGATAAATTTTATCCCGCGTACTGATCTGATAGGTGTTTTCGGCAAAGTCGATGGTCACCGTAGTCTCGTCTCCCAGCATCAAGGCCTGACCTCTGGCATAACGCAAGGCCGAAATCATGTCTCTTGCTGCACTTTTTATCGTGGTTGCATCATTACCGGACGAGAGCGAGATGCCAATAGCGCCAAAAGCGAGCGCCATAACAAATAGCACCACCGATAATTCGATTAACGTAAAACCCCGGTTTACCCGGGTCGCTCTGATTTTCGGCGGCACAATTTAATAACCTGAAGGTTTCATTAGTGACAGGGCAAAAACGTTATTTTTTGCTATAACCAGCTGACAACATCCTGATCTTCGCCTTCCCCACCATCTTTTTGATCCGCTCCCAACGAGAACAAATCGAAATTGCCGTGTTCGCCAGGGAATTTATATTGATAAGGCTGTTGCCAGGGATCGACCGGAACTTTTGATTTACGCAGGTAGGGACCATTCCAGCGCTCCACATCGGACGGTTTCTCTATCAATGCATTTAATCCCTGTTCAGTTGACGGATAGCGACCGACATCCAGTTTGTACATATCAAGCGAAGATGCAAGCCCCTCTATCTGGACTTTGGCGGCTTTGGTTTTTGAAGCGCCCATATGCTTCATGACCTGCGGACCGACAATTCCGGCCAACATAGCGATAATACCTAACACAACGAGTAATTCGAGCAAAGTAAAACCATTGTTCTTTTTCGGTTGTTTCATCATTTTTTCCTAAAAAGCCAAATCATTAACACTCAAAATAGCTAACAAGATCGACACAATAATGCCTGCGATCATTAATCCCAAAGTGATGATCAATACCGGTTCCAACAATGCCAGCATGCGCTGTATCGATACTTTAAGCTGTTTATCGTAAATGGTGGCAACACGAAGCAGCATTTCTTCCAGCCGTCCGGTTTCCTCTCCCATACGAATCATTTGCATCGCCATTTTAGGTAGAACCGCCTTATCAAGTAAAGCATCGGACATATGGCGCCCCTGTTTAAGCTGCTCTTCGGCATCTTTTACTGCATCTACCAGCGTCAGGTTGGATACCGTTTCGCGTACGATCGTCAAGGCGCTGATAATAGACACACCATTTCCAAGAAGCGTTCCCAGGGTGCGGGTAATATTGGCCGTTTCCATGTTGAGGATGATATTACCGGCTAACGGCATTTTAAGAAAACGCGCATCCCAGGCCTTACGTGAAACAGGATCTGACAATTGATAGCTCATGAAGACATAGGTAGTCAATATAACGAGCATCAATAGCCACCAATAGCTTTGCAGCCAATTGGCCAATCCCACAACAATCTGGGTAGGTACCGGCAAAGCCTGCCCCGCACTTTCAAACATTTCGGTAAATTGAGGCACCACAAAGGTCAACATGACAAACAGGGATGCAAAGGACATGATCATTAATATGACCGGATAAATCAAAGCAGTACTGACGGTATCCTTAAGTTCTCGTGAACGCTCAAGATATTCCGACAAGCGCACCAATACACTGCCAAGACTGCCCCCCGCCTCACCCGCCCGGATCATGTTAATGTAGAATTTCGAAAAAACACCCGCCTGACTCTGCAAGGCATCGGCTAGGGTTGACCCGCCTTTAACTTTATCCAGTACGCGAGTCAGTAGCTTGGTCAATTTCTCATTTTCTACGGTCAACTCGATCAAAACCGACAGTGATTTATCGAGAGGAAGCCCTGAATCCAACAAGGTTGCCAATTCGCCGGTAACCAGCAAAATTTCCTTTTGTGACAAACGAAGTTGCTTTACTCCCAAATGTATGCCTAGAAAAGTCCTGCCCCTAGAAGGTGAGACTTTTATCGGCATGAGGCCTTCGGCTTGTAACTCAGCTATCAAGGCTGATTCATCAAGCGCTTCGCGCAATCCTTCTTCCAATTCGCCGCTACTGTTAACGACTTTAAATGCGAATAACGCCATCAGGATTCAGTGGTGACGCGCAAAACTTCTTCCAGCGTGGTCGAGCCTTGCAAGGCCTTCACCAAACCATCATCATACATGGTATGCATACCTTCTTCGATGGCAAGCCGATGAATCTCACCGGCCTCCGCATGGGTCATGATTAATCTGCGCAACGCATCGCTCATGACCAGAAACTCAATTATCGCCATTCGCCCGCGGTACCCCAGGCCATTGCAGGCATTACACCCGACGGCTTTATAAAATTTCAATTCACCTTCCGGTTGAAATTTTCGCAACTTCAATTCTTCAGCCACACTGGGCTCAACGGTATAACTTTCCTTGCAGTGAGGGCATAATTTTCTGACCAGGCGCTGAGCCAAAATGCCGTTAACCGTCGAGCTAAGCAAATATTCTTCCATCCCCATATCGAGCAACCGCGTAACGCCGCCGGCCGCATCGTTGGTATGCAGCGTCGATAACACCAAATGCCCGGTCAACGCCGATTGAACGGCTATTCTGGCGGTTTCGATATCACGCATTTCACCGATCATAATGACATCCGGGTCTTGCCGCACAATGGATCGAAGGGCTGTGGCGAAATTAAGCCCAATTTGAGGTTTGGCTTGAATCTGATTTATGCCTTCCAATTGATACTCAACCGGATCTTCGACCGTGATGATTTTACGTTCTGCTGTATTGAGTTGTTTGAGCGCCGTATACAAGGTCGTCGATTTACCGCTGCCGGTAGGGCCGGTAATCAGGATAATGCCATGCGGCTGGGCCAATACGTCCAGAAACTTTTGATAATGCTTACCCACAAAGCCAAGGGCAGTAAAATCAAGAACAGTCGCTTCCTTGTCCAATAAGCGGATAACGACACTCTCGCCGTATAAAGTCGGAATCGTCGAAACACGCAGGTCCAGTTCTTTACCCAGCATTTGCAGTTTAATACGCCCGTCCTGAGGCAAGCGTCGTTCGGCGATATTCAACTTGGCCATGATTTTAATTCTGGATAACACGGCAGCGGTTGAGGTAACAGGTGGCGCATCGATATTTTGCAGAACACCGTCAATACGCAAGCGTACTTTCAGGCGTTGTTCGAATGGTTCGATATGAATATCAGACGCCCGGTTTTCAATCGCCCGTTGCATGATCAGATTGACCATTTTAATAACCGGCGCCTCGCTGGCCATGTCCTTCAAATGCTCAAGATCTTCCTCTCCTATCTCATCCGACTCAAGATTCGAGACGAGTTTGTCCATCTGGGACTTTCCTTCACCGTATTGCATTTCCAATGCAGCATCAATCTCAGACATCAGCCCGATTTTGGCAGCAATATTTTTTCCAGTCGCCAGTTGCAAAGCATCAAGCACAAAATGATTTTCAGGATCCATAACGGCGACCTGAATCTGCTCATCGTCCTTGCTTAAACCGATGACATGGTATTGCTTGAGAAACCGAAGCGACACATTATCGGGCAAAGGCGTTTCAAGCGGATAGTCTTCCCCGCGGACTTTTTCCATCGGGTGTGTCGCAATAAACGCCTCAGCAATATCGAATTCGGAACAAATGCCCAACTTGATCAGCAAATGCGGTAAGGTTTCCACGACCGTAGACTGCATGACCCGATCCACTTTTTTTAACTCGGCATCGGTCAATTTTTCCAGGTACTGCAAGTGACTTAAAAAACTGTGATATTCCGGAGCTAGCTTTGCGGTTGAATAATCCATGTTGACTACCAGAACTGTGAATTTGGCAAATTATAAACGATAGAAAATATTAAATCCGTTATTGGTTAGTGTGAAAGTCATTTCGGAATTTGGCAATGAAATTACAACGCTCGGCAATTGGAGAATAAACCGGCAATCAATCCTGATAGGTCGAACTTCTCATTCGCAAAAAATGCAGACAGGAACCTGCAGTGTTTTCTTGGGATAGACATCGATTTTTCTTTCATAGCCGAACAATACCAATGAATTTAGATTGCAAAGATTATTTACGTAACATCTAAGCATCCAAAAACCAATCAGTTGCCATTCATTCTTGCTGCTTACCCTTTCTTTCCGAACAAAAAGCTCGTCACCGCCCCGCACATCATAATATTAAACATCTCGCAAGAAATCATCGATGTTATTTGAGCTTATTTTGATATTGGTTTTATGGAAATTTGAGGGGATTTCAAGGAAACTTTAAACGAAAGAGGGGGCTGAATAATACGCAGGGGGTAGAACGTTAGTGCATCATTTCTATTCAGACATGACTTATAGATCGATAAAAAGTCGGATTTATCTCTTTTGAATGAAATGAAAAATTACTAACAATTTTTCAGCTCAGTTATCAATACAGACATCGCTAACATCAGTCAAAAAGAAGGGAGAAATGTTTATCTGTAATTCGAAAAGTGGTAACCACTGCATTGAGATCACTATTTTTTGAGTTAAAAACAAGCGCGAAAACTGAGTTTACCAGACACAGGATCATGTCTTGATTTCAAGAGGTTTGAGAGTATTTAACTCAGTTACTTAAGACACAGATCGAGACAACAAGGATATTTTTTAGTTCCTTTAAGTAAAAGCCTAACCCGCCGTGAGCCGGGGACGGAAAGCCAAGAATCTGCAGACAAGCAGACAGTCGGGTTGCACTTAAATTATTTCACTTAGGGGTAATTTATTATGTTCGAAACGAAAATACCATTTAAAAAATTT comes from Methylicorpusculum oleiharenae and encodes:
- a CDS encoding type II secretion system F family protein, yielding MALFAFKVVNSSGELEEGLREALDESALIAELQAEGLMPIKVSPSRGRTFLGIHLGVKQLRLSQKEILLVTGELATLLDSGLPLDKSLSVLIELTVENEKLTKLLTRVLDKVKGGSTLADALQSQAGVFSKFYINMIRAGEAGGSLGSVLVRLSEYLERSRELKDTVSTALIYPVILMIMSFASLFVMLTFVVPQFTEMFESAGQALPVPTQIVVGLANWLQSYWWLLMLVILTTYVFMSYQLSDPVSRKAWDARFLKMPLAGNIILNMETANITRTLGTLLGNGVSIISALTIVRETVSNLTLVDAVKDAEEQLKQGRHMSDALLDKAVLPKMAMQMIRMGEETGRLEEMLLRVATIYDKQLKVSIQRMLALLEPVLIITLGLMIAGIIVSILLAILSVNDLAF
- a CDS encoding type II secretion system minor pseudopilin, yielding MTRQKGVALVLVLWIVTLLTIMAGSFALSMRRESAIMFGLKSVAQAQAYAEAGIAMAQMMMLQNDPLKRWQADGQIYEFRFDHALIRVQMLAESGKVDLNQADLTLLQRLLSQAPIEPEKQTRIADAIVDWRDKDDTAREAGAEKSEYKKAGLKYVPRNEAFQSLEELQMVLGMDSGLYDWLEPFITIHSGKSGVDLQKASAELKLILQDEDEQSFKTGMKNAPSASVPVTQVDELPGDDLDMPETGDEQDNSSNTDVFTIISEAMVDEEITATVHALVKRVDEGGAPFSIIQWRPKYSKARSLFAVEMENY
- the gspG gene encoding type II secretion system major pseudopilin GspG — translated: MMKQPKKNNGFTLLELLVVLGIIAMLAGIVGPQVMKHMGASKTKAAKVQIEGLASSLDMYKLDVGRYPSTEQGLNALIEKPSDVERWNGPYLRKSKVPVDPWQQPYQYKFPGEHGNFDLFSLGADQKDGGEGEDQDVVSWL
- a CDS encoding PulJ/GspJ family protein; its protein translation is MFRACRQKGFTLIEIMMSMTLLSIMMVLLFGALRISAQSWEAGEGKVAQVNETAMVYQFFRRHLAVVQPLWQDFSEDEERVFSFRGKADSVQFVSPLPASAARPGLQVFTVFLQQENGNNALKVAIKPFFPSSDDEAWQDEDVVILTHVRLFQISYFEADPLSESGGWQQEWVDRETLPSLIKIRIARDNELYWPDIIIPVKLSAADSNPGFSADSEGDIK
- a CDS encoding type IV pilus modification PilV family protein, with the translated sequence MHNQRGFSLMEILVAFAIMALALGVLLRIFSGGVNTAIVADDYTTAVQLAESLMARIGVETPMQPGQMSGIEFDRYVWQVNVSLADVQLEATEDNTNVPLLLRIDVSVSWGEENAEPRVFELNTLRLVRSEQPAGT
- the gspE gene encoding type II secretion system ATPase GspE, with the translated sequence MDYSTAKLAPEYHSFLSHLQYLEKLTDAELKKVDRVMQSTVVETLPHLLIKLGICSEFDIAEAFIATHPMEKVRGEDYPLETPLPDNVSLRFLKQYHVIGLSKDDEQIQVAVMDPENHFVLDALQLATGKNIAAKIGLMSEIDAALEMQYGEGKSQMDKLVSNLESDEIGEEDLEHLKDMASEAPVIKMVNLIMQRAIENRASDIHIEPFEQRLKVRLRIDGVLQNIDAPPVTSTAAVLSRIKIMAKLNIAERRLPQDGRIKLQMLGKELDLRVSTIPTLYGESVVIRLLDKEATVLDFTALGFVGKHYQKFLDVLAQPHGIILITGPTGSGKSTTLYTALKQLNTAERKIITVEDPVEYQLEGINQIQAKPQIGLNFATALRSIVRQDPDVIMIGEMRDIETARIAVQSALTGHLVLSTLHTNDAAGGVTRLLDMGMEEYLLSSTVNGILAQRLVRKLCPHCKESYTVEPSVAEELKLRKFQPEGELKFYKAVGCNACNGLGYRGRMAIIEFLVMSDALRRLIMTHAEAGEIHRLAIEEGMHTMYDDGLVKALQGSTTLEEVLRVTTES
- a CDS encoding PilN domain-containing protein codes for the protein MLNLDANIDLDVKKFFRWWGGELLQILPDNLKQILDQQQGHLVLRLYPTLFRLSYEQGNACEDFGEFSRDAAGIERIKNLLLNDNRFENANLVFRLTELDAVSKEFALPLAAAENLQQVIAYELDRFTPFNKDQVYFAIKLLEKNKQTGLVRLILVLSPREKVDALIEELNPLNIRPSLIDYDSVINDRESNPSYYNLLPEDLREKKVEWQNYIHGSLTALFFILFSVFLILPLWLENQAVSKLREEIAVIEKEATVVDRLQAEIDTTIAQTKQLITKKQQSPSVVTLLNSLSALIKDDTWLNYLKYSEGQLQIQGQSPAASALIAILEGSDLFANARFVSPVTQDRMTGLERFQLTVDVKSRSSD
- a CDS encoding GspH/FimT family pseudopilin, yielding MPPKIRATRVNRGFTLIELSVVLFVMALAFGAIGISLSSGNDATTIKSAARDMISALRYARGQALMLGDETTVTIDFAENTYQISTRDKIYHIPKKIHVTLVTAQSEFSGDGQANIRFFGDGSSTGGRVTLELDQWVWRININWLTGLIDLADA